A region from the Oceanibaculum indicum P24 genome encodes:
- a CDS encoding vWA domain-containing protein: MAQDMVVSSGWRIDKAIDAEFVELVGDVRDFADNLETRCPVVLVLDCSASMDGAPIAELNAGIAAFLSDIAADPLTRLRLDLAIVTCGGGIGVAKGFARTAEFTVPALEAAGDTPLGGALLVALDMIEARKRLYREAGVPYHRPWLFALSDGAPTDGEVWREAAAAIRQGEREKKLAFFAVGVEGADFALLAELSPPDRPPLKLKGVRFGALFRWLSSSMRRLSTARVDPDDIDLPPVEGWAC, from the coding sequence ATGGCGCAAGATATGGTGGTTTCTTCCGGCTGGCGGATCGACAAGGCCATCGACGCGGAGTTCGTCGAGCTGGTCGGCGATGTCCGCGATTTTGCCGATAATCTGGAAACGCGTTGTCCGGTCGTGCTGGTGCTGGATTGCTCTGCCTCCATGGATGGCGCGCCGATTGCGGAGCTGAATGCCGGCATTGCCGCCTTCCTGTCCGACATCGCGGCCGATCCGCTGACCCGGCTCCGTCTCGACCTCGCCATCGTCACCTGCGGCGGCGGCATCGGTGTGGCCAAGGGCTTTGCGCGCACCGCGGAGTTTACCGTGCCGGCGCTGGAGGCGGCAGGCGACACGCCGCTGGGTGGGGCACTGCTGGTGGCATTGGACATGATCGAGGCGCGCAAGCGGCTCTATCGCGAGGCCGGCGTGCCCTATCACCGGCCCTGGCTGTTCGCGTTGAGCGATGGCGCGCCGACCGATGGCGAGGTATGGCGGGAGGCGGCGGCGGCAATCCGGCAGGGCGAGCGGGAGAAGAAGCTGGCCTTCTTCGCGGTCGGCGTCGAGGGCGCCGACTTCGCGCTGCTGGCTGAATTGTCACCGCCCGACCGGCCACCGCTGAAGCTGAAGGGCGTGCGCTTCGGCGCGCTGTTCCGCTGGCTGTCCAGCTCGATGCGGCGGCTCTCCACCGCGCGGGTCGATCCCGACGATATCGACCTGCCGCCGGTCGAGGGCTGGGCCTGCTGA
- a CDS encoding helix-hairpin-helix domain-containing protein has protein sequence MPVDAATGLPVTLGAVLAEGGEGRLCATDSPGQVAKLYHRLAPERAEKLAALLRHPARSLEGVAWPSSALRDEAGQTIGFLMPRVEGAQPLTVLANARLRLAHAPGFTWYHLHVAARRLAGLVGRLHDSGIVIGDLKPENLLIDARARLSLIDADSVQFSLAGQVHRCAVGAEGFVPPELVGQDLAAIDRSQSHDRFALGVLIHMLLLGHHPFAGIWQGPDDPPALDGLVQAGHYPGLAISPQRPGPFAMTPNALHPALRGLVRRCFVDGHRRPEARPSPAEWVAALDEALGDLVLCADDPVHVMGHFRAASAGPCPWCARRAALDIDSFPASDAAPDLIAGDLRKALQAGDLMRQAFLWSHHPLLWQHTEFSGEAERLGRMAAALPAVMRLKAVLERSPDDAEALVAAWHRLPDLEGNPLLESLRLPDGLPLSQAVAEAEGRLERLKRLRVSFAAGPPTPETAPDLVAAYRLAADAFGPDSRFLRPYASRAEAAAALIGQGAGGGKA, from the coding sequence ATGCCGGTCGATGCCGCCACCGGCCTGCCGGTTACGCTGGGGGCGGTGCTGGCCGAAGGCGGGGAGGGGCGGCTGTGCGCCACCGATAGCCCGGGACAGGTGGCGAAGCTCTATCACCGGCTCGCCCCGGAACGCGCGGAGAAGCTGGCGGCGCTGCTGCGCCATCCGGCGCGGTCGTTGGAGGGCGTGGCCTGGCCATCCTCGGCGCTGCGGGACGAGGCGGGGCAGACCATCGGCTTCCTGATGCCGCGGGTCGAGGGGGCGCAGCCGCTCACCGTACTGGCCAATGCGCGGTTGCGGCTGGCCCACGCGCCCGGCTTCACCTGGTATCATCTGCATGTCGCCGCGCGCCGGCTGGCCGGTCTTGTGGGGCGGTTGCACGATTCCGGCATCGTCATCGGTGATCTGAAGCCGGAGAACCTGCTGATCGACGCCCGGGCAAGGCTGAGCCTGATCGATGCCGATTCCGTGCAGTTCAGTCTGGCCGGCCAGGTGCATCGCTGCGCGGTGGGGGCGGAGGGCTTCGTGCCGCCGGAACTGGTCGGCCAGGACCTCGCCGCCATCGACCGCAGCCAGAGCCATGACCGTTTCGCGCTGGGCGTGCTGATCCACATGCTGCTGCTGGGGCATCACCCCTTTGCCGGGATCTGGCAGGGGCCGGACGATCCGCCGGCACTGGATGGGCTGGTGCAGGCCGGCCATTATCCGGGCCTTGCAATCAGTCCGCAGCGGCCCGGGCCGTTCGCGATGACGCCGAACGCGCTGCATCCGGCACTGCGCGGGCTGGTGCGGCGCTGCTTCGTGGACGGGCACCGCCGGCCGGAGGCGCGGCCAAGCCCGGCGGAATGGGTAGCGGCACTGGACGAGGCGCTTGGCGATCTGGTGCTGTGCGCCGACGATCCTGTTCATGTCATGGGGCACTTTCGGGCCGCATCTGCCGGGCCGTGCCCCTGGTGTGCGCGCCGCGCGGCGCTGGACATCGACAGCTTCCCCGCCTCGGACGCCGCGCCGGACTTGATTGCCGGCGATCTGCGCAAGGCGCTTCAAGCTGGCGACCTTATGCGGCAGGCCTTCCTGTGGTCCCACCATCCGTTGCTGTGGCAGCACACCGAGTTCTCAGGCGAGGCCGAGCGTCTGGGCCGGATGGCGGCGGCCCTGCCGGCGGTTATGCGGCTGAAGGCTGTGCTGGAACGCTCCCCCGACGATGCCGAGGCGCTGGTCGCTGCCTGGCACCGGCTGCCGGACCTTGAGGGCAACCCCCTGCTGGAATCATTGCGCCTGCCGGATGGCCTGCCGCTGTCACAGGCCGTTGCCGAGGCAGAAGGGCGGCTGGAACGGCTGAAACGGCTGCGGGTCAGCTTCGCCGCCGGCCCGCCGACGCCGGAAACGGCCCCGGATCTGGTGGCGGCCTACCGGCTGGCGGCGGATGCCTTCGGGCCGGACAGCCGCTTCCTGCGGCCTTATGCAAGCCGTGCCGAGGCGGCCGCCGCGCTGATCGGGCAAGGTGCCGGTGGCGGCAAAGCGTGA
- a CDS encoding pentapeptide repeat-containing protein: MSSAGDLKSNGAMSRQRYTQDDLVPILQRHKHFLERKRGGIRANLKMADLSYLDFTGADLSDADLTGARLIGATLKNTKFHGSVLFAADLSEADLTGADIKKSDLRGIRMRKAKLIGARVIESDLRDGMLFQSSKGELTPMEKETGTAADARSINARSADLSGSKLSNAFIMQSDLTDAIMRGAKFIRADMSKANMTGCNLLGADLSHANLEGAILHGAIMSQATLLSTNLKDSDLMGAILDAVDLSVAKTDNARMARRLENASVSLKNAVEEHVLWIDSGGLEGKRVDFSELDMTGENISDLNLAGGKFTFVVLKKGNMAKVGLMMADLSFADLRETDLSYADLRGVNLSRATLSGANLTGARLGPVPIEGATIGYWPSKLSHARLDKCDFSGADLFAADLEGADLTGANLRGANLSDAVLLDSNMTDADIRGAKLNGADVRGVVGLPRG; the protein is encoded by the coding sequence ATGTCCAGTGCCGGCGACTTGAAGAGCAATGGCGCCATGTCCCGGCAGCGCTATACGCAGGACGACCTTGTACCGATCCTGCAGCGGCACAAGCATTTCCTGGAGCGCAAGCGCGGCGGCATCCGGGCCAATCTGAAGATGGCCGACCTGTCCTATCTGGATTTCACCGGGGCCGACCTGTCTGATGCCGATTTGACCGGCGCCCGCCTGATCGGCGCCACGCTGAAGAACACCAAGTTCCACGGATCGGTGCTGTTTGCCGCCGATCTGTCGGAGGCTGACCTGACCGGCGCCGACATCAAGAAGTCGGACCTGCGCGGCATCCGCATGCGCAAGGCCAAGCTGATCGGCGCCCGGGTGATCGAATCCGACCTGCGCGACGGGATGCTGTTCCAGTCCAGCAAGGGCGAGCTGACGCCGATGGAGAAGGAGACCGGTACCGCCGCCGATGCCCGTTCCATCAATGCGCGCAGCGCCGACCTCAGCGGCTCCAAGCTGTCCAACGCCTTCATCATGCAGAGCGACCTGACCGACGCCATCATGCGCGGCGCCAAATTCATCCGCGCCGACATGTCGAAGGCGAACATGACCGGCTGCAACCTGCTGGGCGCAGACCTGTCGCACGCCAACCTCGAAGGCGCGATCCTGCATGGCGCGATCATGAGCCAGGCGACGCTGCTGTCCACCAACCTGAAGGATTCCGACCTGATGGGCGCGATCCTGGACGCGGTCGATCTGTCCGTCGCCAAGACCGACAATGCCCGCATGGCGCGCCGGCTGGAGAATGCCTCGGTCAGCCTGAAGAATGCGGTCGAGGAGCATGTGCTGTGGATCGACAGCGGCGGGCTGGAAGGCAAGCGTGTCGATTTCTCCGAACTCGACATGACCGGCGAGAATATCAGCGACCTCAACCTCGCTGGCGGCAAGTTCACCTTCGTCGTTCTGAAGAAGGGCAATATGGCGAAGGTCGGCCTGATGATGGCCGATCTGTCCTTCGCTGACCTGCGCGAGACCGATCTGTCCTATGCCGATCTGCGCGGCGTGAACCTGTCGCGGGCCACCTTGTCGGGCGCGAACCTGACCGGCGCGCGCCTCGGGCCGGTGCCGATCGAGGGGGCGACCATCGGTTACTGGCCGTCCAAGCTCAGCCATGCCCGGCTGGATAAGTGCGATTTCTCCGGCGCCGACCTGTTCGCCGCCGATCTGGAAGGGGCTGACCTCACCGGCGCCAACCTGCGCGGTGCCAACCTCAGCGATGCCGTGCTGCTGGACTCCAACATGACCGACGCCGACATTCGCGGGGCCAAGCTGAATGGCGCCGATGTGCGCGGCGTGGTCGGCCTGCCGCGCGGCTAG